The following nucleotide sequence is from Nitrospinota bacterium.
CGACTTTAGCTTGTTGACCCTTACGGTCTCTTTCGTGGCCTCGTTGATGGCCTGCTGCGAATATGGTATTTCGATCCCCACGATCTTGGCGGAGTTGAACAGCCGCTTTGTGTGCTCTTCCAGGCGGAATATGGCCGAGCCTTTCGCCGTTTCATAAAGCCGCACCCCCTCGAACACTCCAAGCCCATAATGCAACGTGTGCGTGAGAACATGGACGTTGGCCCCATCCCAATCAACGAACTTTCCGTCCAGCCAAATCTTTTCCGACCGAGGAGCCTGGCTCATAAATAACTCCGATAAATTTAAATAACGTGAACGGCTATTGTGTTGCATCAAAAAGCGCCGTGTCAAGGCTGTAATCCCGATGCGGTTAACTGATGCGCTTGTTGAACCGCACCTCCCCGGTTTCTGATAAACTTCCGAATCATAACGACCATATCAAGCGAGGCGGCGTGATAGAGTTCCGTCTGAAGGTGTTCCATGTGGCGGCCAAGCGCCTCTCCTTCTCCAAGGCCGCCCGGGACCTTGGCCTGACCCAGCCCGCCGTCACCCATCAGGTAAAACAGCTTGAAGATCACTACGGGACCGCATTGTTTGAACGATACCCCAACAGGGTGGAGCTCACCCCCGCCGGGCTGGCCCTGACGGCCAAGCTGGAAAAACTTATAGACGAGGCGGAGCAGGCCGAAGAGGAAATCCGCGCGTTCCAGAATACGCGTGTTGGCGTCCTGAAAATCGGCGCGTCGTCCACCATCGGGGCGTACCTTCTCCCCCCTGTGCTGGCGGCGATGAAAAAACGTCGTCCGGGGGTGGATCTCAAAGTGCTGGTGGGCAACTCCGATGAAATCGCAGTATGGCTGGCGGATTTCATTCTGGACATCGGGATTGTGGAAGGGCCGGTGACCGCCGCCAAGCTGGTCCGGGCGCCATACGCCGACGACGAGCTTGTGGTGGTGGCCCCGCCGGATCATCCATGCGCCAAAAGCGGCGCTATCACCGTGGCCCAGCTTGCGCGCGAGCCGTTCATTTGCCGGGAGGCGGGGTCGGGAACCAGAAGCTTTATAGACAACCTTGTGGATCACGATGTGATAAACATCCCGAAAGAAAACATGGTGCTCGAACTCGGCTCATCCACCGCTATCAAGAACGCCGTGCGGGAAGGGCTTGGCGTTTCCATTTTGTCCATCAAGGCGCTGGAGAACGAACTCAAACTCGGCGTCCTGGCCGCCCTGCGGGTCAAGGGAAAGCATATGGTGCGCAAACTCCAGTTTCTGCTTCGGGAAAGCCGTCTGCGTTCAACATTGATAAATGAATTCATGGAACTTTGCCGGAAAAAGGCAAAATAACTTCCCACCTGCCCTCTCTATCACCTGCACATTCAAATAGATAGAAATAATTCTCCCACCCGGAAAATAATGTTAAGCCTTTTAGGACGCCTACCGATAAAGGAGATGAAGTATCGGACAAATAATGTTGAAACAGGAATTACGAAAATGAGCGACATCGCTGGATTAAGGGCTGATCTGATCGCCAAGTTCAGGCGGGAGATACAGGAAAAGACCTACAAGGTCAAATCCGGCGAAATTGCGGAAAAAATCGCGCAAAAACTCAAGGAAAATGAAGCGTTTGTGGATTCGGTAAAGAATAACCGCTGGACCGCCTGAACAAACGCCAACGTCCCTTCCATCGTTGGTATCCTTTGATTTGTATCGTTACATTCTGTCCCAGTTGCCCCCTATCCCTCAAATATTTGCGTTGAAGTTGACTTTATTGAAAACATAAGTTAAATTCCACAAATCGGCTTTTAATTAATATCCAGAATCTCAGCGCCGAGGATCTTGCGGCGGGGTATTGCATTTGAAAATAAAAAAAGCGGTCTTCCCTGTCGCTGGCATGGGGACAAGGTTTTTACCAGCCACCAAGGCCTCGCCAAAGGAAATGCTCCCACTTGTGGACAAGCCTCTTATCCAATATGTGGTCGAAGAAGCGATAGAAGCCGGAATCACTGAAATAATCATGGTCACCGGGCGCAATAAAAATGCCATAGAGGACCATTTCGACCGTTCCGTGGAGCTTGAGTGCCTCCTGGAGAAAAACGGTAAAGACGAGCTGCTTCAATTGGCCAAAGACATTTCGGATATGTGCGATTTCGCGTATATCCGCCAGAAGGACCCCCGGGGCCTTGGCCACGCCATATGGCGCGCGAAGGACCTTGTGAACAACGAACCGTTCGCCGTACTTCTCGGCGATGACATAATCTATTCGGAAACCAAGCCTGTCATAGGCCAGTTGATAGACGTGTTCAACAACGTCCGGGCTCCTGTTGTGGCGGTGGAGCGGGTACCCAAGGCGAACATCTCGTCTTACGGGGTCATCGAGCCGGACACGCTTGGGCACAACCTGCACAAGGTGAAAAGCATGGTGGAAAAGCCGCCTG
It contains:
- the galU gene encoding UTP--glucose-1-phosphate uridylyltransferase GalU, producing the protein MHLKIKKAVFPVAGMGTRFLPATKASPKEMLPLVDKPLIQYVVEEAIEAGITEIIMVTGRNKNAIEDHFDRSVELECLLEKNGKDELLQLAKDISDMCDFAYIRQKDPRGLGHAIWRAKDLVNNEPFAVLLGDDIIYSETKPVIGQLIDVFNNVRAPVVAVERVPKANISSYGVIEPDTLGHNLHKVKSMVEKPPVDKAPSDLAIIGRYILTPEIFDYLAITEADGKGEVQLTAAMNAMLKTGHVYAYQFEGKRYDAGDKLGFLKATVEFALRREDLGDAFRDYLQTLDLGAAPGAP
- a CDS encoding flagellar biosynthesis anti-sigma factor FlgM, giving the protein MSDIAGLRADLIAKFRREIQEKTYKVKSGEIAEKIAQKLKENEAFVDSVKNNRWTA
- a CDS encoding LysR family transcriptional regulator, with the protein product MIEFRLKVFHVAAKRLSFSKAARDLGLTQPAVTHQVKQLEDHYGTALFERYPNRVELTPAGLALTAKLEKLIDEAEQAEEEIRAFQNTRVGVLKIGASSTIGAYLLPPVLAAMKKRRPGVDLKVLVGNSDEIAVWLADFILDIGIVEGPVTAAKLVRAPYADDELVVVAPPDHPCAKSGAITVAQLAREPFICREAGSGTRSFIDNLVDHDVINIPKENMVLELGSSTAIKNAVREGLGVSILSIKALENELKLGVLAALRVKGKHMVRKLQFLLRESRLRSTLINEFMELCRKKAK